In a single window of the Limnochorda sp. L945t genome:
- the purH gene encoding bifunctional phosphoribosylaminoimidazolecarboxamide formyltransferase/IMP cyclohydrolase has translation MSGPAASNESVPRRALFSVSRTEGLAALASELVRLGWELWATEGTGRHLQEAGVPVRPLSELTGQVSMLGGRVKTLHPRVFGGVLARPSPQDLAELEQAGGVPFDLVVVNFYPFEERLERYRSGELTLAELVESMDIGGPALARAAAKNFARVAVLTDPSQYAAVLDEIRHSPHGLPADATRVRLAAEAVRRTARYDAVIARALQQEAGPPAAAPQRVEVSFPERLALEATRWLVARYGENPHQAGAVYRVPVQGASVPWGQVLQGKELSYNNVADAAAALDLVAELSDRPAAVAIKHATPCGAAVADSLLQAYQLAHDADPVSVFGGVVAVSRPVDGMVAEAMARTFLEVIVAPSFEPEALEVLSKKPRLRLIEVGPIEPPWRRDGDGSSLEVRSIFGGLLVQQVDAVDWVDGELRTVTRQSVPERLWPDLRFAWRVVKHARSNAIVVARDGQTLGIGAGQTSRIDAARIAIEKAGEKASGAVLASDGFFPFSDVVELAAEHGIAAIVQPGGSMRDQESIAAADRAGLAMVFTGIRHFRH, from the coding sequence GTGTCGGGTCCAGCAGCATCGAACGAGAGCGTCCCTCGCCGGGCGCTTTTCAGCGTCTCCCGCACCGAGGGGCTGGCCGCGCTGGCGTCGGAGCTCGTGCGCCTCGGTTGGGAGCTGTGGGCGACCGAGGGTACCGGCCGGCACCTGCAGGAGGCAGGTGTGCCGGTCCGGCCGCTCAGCGAGCTGACGGGCCAGGTCTCCATGCTCGGCGGCCGGGTGAAGACTTTGCACCCGCGAGTCTTCGGTGGCGTGCTCGCCCGGCCGTCGCCGCAAGACCTGGCCGAACTCGAGCAGGCGGGCGGCGTGCCTTTCGACCTGGTCGTCGTCAACTTCTACCCGTTCGAGGAGCGGCTCGAGCGTTACCGTTCGGGTGAGCTCACCCTCGCCGAGCTCGTGGAGTCGATGGACATCGGAGGCCCGGCGCTGGCCCGGGCTGCGGCGAAGAACTTCGCTCGGGTAGCGGTGCTCACCGACCCTTCCCAGTACGCCGCGGTCCTCGACGAGATCCGGCACTCTCCGCACGGGCTGCCCGCAGACGCGACCCGGGTGCGCTTGGCCGCCGAAGCGGTCCGGCGCACGGCGCGCTACGACGCCGTCATCGCTCGGGCGCTGCAGCAGGAAGCCGGTCCCCCGGCCGCGGCGCCCCAAAGGGTGGAGGTGTCCTTCCCCGAGCGCCTTGCCCTGGAGGCGACCCGGTGGCTCGTGGCCCGCTACGGGGAGAACCCCCACCAGGCGGGAGCCGTCTACCGGGTGCCCGTGCAAGGCGCCTCGGTGCCGTGGGGCCAGGTCCTGCAGGGCAAGGAGCTTTCGTACAACAACGTGGCGGACGCCGCCGCCGCGCTCGACCTGGTGGCAGAGCTTTCGGACCGGCCGGCCGCGGTCGCCATCAAGCACGCGACTCCCTGCGGGGCCGCGGTGGCGGACAGCCTGCTCCAGGCCTACCAGCTGGCCCACGACGCCGACCCGGTCTCGGTCTTCGGCGGGGTGGTGGCGGTGAGCCGTCCCGTGGACGGGATGGTCGCCGAGGCCATGGCGCGCACGTTCCTCGAGGTGATCGTGGCGCCCTCCTTCGAACCGGAGGCCCTGGAGGTGCTGTCGAAGAAGCCTCGCCTTCGCCTCATCGAGGTGGGCCCCATCGAGCCTCCCTGGCGCCGCGATGGGGACGGCTCCTCCCTCGAAGTGCGGTCGATCTTCGGAGGTTTGCTCGTCCAGCAGGTCGATGCGGTCGACTGGGTGGACGGGGAGCTCCGGACGGTCACCCGCCAGAGCGTCCCCGAACGCTTGTGGCCCGACCTTCGCTTCGCCTGGCGCGTGGTCAAGCACGCCCGCTCCAACGCCATCGTGGTGGCGCGCGACGGGCAGACCCTGGGGATCGGGGCAGGCCAGACCAGCCGCATCGATGCCGCGCGCATCGCCATCGAAAAGGCCGGGGAAAAGGCGAGCGGTGCGGTGCTCGCCTCGGACGGCTTCTTCCCCTTCTCGGACGTGGTGGAGCTGGCGGCCGAGCACGGGATCGCCGCCATCGTCCAGCCGGGGGGCTCGATGCGGGATCAGGAGTCGATCGCCGCGGCGGACCGGGCGGGGCTGGCCATGGTCTTTACCGGGATCCGGCACTTCCGTCACTGA
- a CDS encoding NFACT RNA binding domain-containing protein translates to MAHPAQDPASGKIRVTPAAVAAWSLEIGERLAGAWVQRVYQATSGYLLLVLYAPRAGERLLVVDVSPSHPVVGLLDGKPPQPNPAQPPAFCMLVRKYLGGSRLRSAGSLPGERVLLLRFARGPGPVDRPPGERPDVTAGASPEGGEGMPADLTLAVELTGRTGNVVLIAGGRTLGWLRAPGPARGLALHQPYVAPPSRPASPQGAAAAPATACVPSLEEAGRIWAQAVRQGALEASRTSLLRDLGEQRQRLQRRIDKQSQDLERARDADSLRRTGELLLTFAARIPPGATKVTLPPEDAGFPDPPREVELDGSQTAAANAQSYFRRYRKAVRAASVLQSAILESRRLLEAVETLEVLAREADRPSTLTALREEALALAHQTRRRPAAAALDGREAEGVPMRPSGQDRPRKGRQAAGAPIARFRAADGTEILVGHSARANDHLTLHLALPGDWWLHARQIPGAHVVVRSDGSPAEATLLQAAALAARFSAQGRSGVPVAVDYTRRRYVRKPPGSPAGFVVYDHEKTVRVTPTPDLLPAPVSDGSAGSR, encoded by the coding sequence ATGGCTCATCCCGCCCAAGACCCGGCCTCCGGCAAGATTCGCGTCACACCCGCGGCAGTGGCGGCATGGTCGCTCGAAATCGGCGAGCGGCTGGCCGGCGCGTGGGTGCAGCGCGTCTACCAGGCGACCTCGGGCTACTTGCTGCTGGTGCTGTACGCCCCTCGAGCCGGCGAGCGGCTGCTCGTCGTCGACGTGTCGCCCTCCCATCCCGTGGTGGGCCTGCTCGATGGCAAACCTCCCCAACCCAACCCGGCGCAACCCCCGGCCTTCTGCATGCTCGTACGCAAGTACCTCGGCGGAAGCCGCCTGCGCTCCGCCGGCTCCCTTCCCGGCGAACGGGTCTTGTTGCTCCGCTTCGCCCGCGGGCCAGGGCCTGTCGATCGCCCGCCCGGTGAACGCCCGGATGTCACGGCCGGGGCTTCGCCCGAGGGCGGTGAAGGGATGCCGGCCGACCTGACGCTGGCGGTCGAGCTCACCGGCCGCACCGGCAACGTCGTGCTGATCGCCGGCGGCCGCACCCTCGGGTGGCTGCGGGCTCCGGGGCCCGCTCGGGGGCTTGCCCTCCACCAACCGTACGTGGCGCCGCCCTCTCGGCCGGCCTCCCCGCAGGGCGCGGCCGCCGCACCGGCAACGGCCTGCGTCCCGTCGCTGGAAGAGGCAGGCCGTATCTGGGCCCAGGCTGTCCGGCAGGGAGCGCTCGAGGCCTCGCGTACCTCGCTGTTGCGTGACCTGGGCGAGCAACGACAGCGCCTGCAACGCCGGATCGACAAGCAAAGCCAGGATCTCGAGCGCGCTCGCGACGCCGACTCCTTGCGCCGGACCGGCGAACTCCTTCTGACGTTCGCCGCCCGCATCCCGCCGGGTGCCACGAAGGTCACGCTTCCGCCCGAGGACGCCGGTTTTCCCGACCCGCCCCGGGAGGTCGAGCTGGACGGTTCCCAGACCGCTGCCGCCAACGCCCAGTCCTACTTCCGGCGCTACCGCAAGGCCGTGCGGGCCGCCTCGGTGCTCCAGTCGGCCATCCTGGAAAGCCGCCGGCTGCTCGAGGCGGTGGAGACCCTGGAGGTGCTCGCTCGAGAGGCCGACCGGCCGTCCACGCTCACGGCCCTGCGCGAGGAGGCGCTGGCCCTCGCTCACCAGACGCGCCGGCGCCCGGCGGCCGCGGCCCTGGACGGTCGGGAAGCCGAGGGGGTGCCCATGCGGCCATCCGGACAGGATCGGCCGCGCAAAGGCCGGCAAGCCGCAGGAGCCCCCATTGCCCGCTTCCGGGCGGCAGACGGGACCGAGATCCTGGTGGGACATAGCGCCCGGGCCAACGATCATCTGACCCTGCACCTGGCCCTCCCCGGCGACTGGTGGCTGCACGCGCGGCAGATCCCCGGAGCCCACGTCGTGGTGCGTTCGGACGGGTCTCCGGCGGAGGCGACGCTGCTGCAAGCCGCGGCCCTGGCCGCGCGGTTCAGCGCGCAGGGCCGATCCGGGGTGCCGGTGGCCGTGGACTACACCCGGCGCCGTTACGTTCGCAAGCCGCCGGGCTCGCCCGCGGGCTTCGTCGTCTACGACCACGAAAAGACGGTGCGGGTGACGCCCACCCCCGACCTGCTTCCGGCGCCCGTCAGTGACGGAAGTGCCGGATCCCGGTAA
- a CDS encoding tetratricopeptide repeat protein, which yields MALASAPALPAPPEAAAPAEPVTPPAVRRWVDSALEDLARGRLEAAASKLRLARWSFPQDLESGLLLAWIEAAQGRWAEAARTVQALPLDGLPAAWRLSAWGLAGMAYRRTGDPAAAARALRQALDADPRAGLVHEEMGRLALAAELDPKTAERLAPAWPGSRPGSPADWRAAAEGQLREAVRLAPERVDAYLVLAQSLMDAGRWADAAELLKQANRVDHLLPEIHDLLGQAYEHLDQLPAAIAEYRRALELDPQYLPARRHLERLQPEAPAASRP from the coding sequence GTGGCCTTGGCCAGCGCGCCGGCTCTTCCGGCTCCTCCCGAGGCGGCAGCGCCGGCAGAGCCGGTCACCCCGCCGGCCGTTCGCCGGTGGGTGGATTCGGCCCTGGAGGACCTGGCCCGGGGAAGGCTGGAGGCCGCGGCCAGCAAGCTGCGCCTGGCCCGCTGGTCCTTCCCACAAGATCTGGAATCCGGTTTGCTGCTGGCCTGGATCGAGGCGGCGCAGGGCCGGTGGGCAGAGGCGGCCAGGACCGTGCAGGCGCTGCCTTTGGACGGCCTCCCTGCGGCGTGGCGCCTGAGCGCCTGGGGGCTGGCGGGGATGGCCTACCGGCGCACGGGAGATCCGGCGGCTGCGGCCCGGGCGCTGCGCCAGGCGCTGGATGCCGACCCGCGGGCCGGGCTGGTCCACGAGGAGATGGGGCGCCTGGCCCTGGCGGCCGAACTGGATCCGAAGACGGCGGAGCGCCTCGCTCCCGCGTGGCCCGGTTCTCGCCCGGGGTCGCCGGCCGACTGGCGCGCCGCAGCCGAGGGGCAACTGCGGGAGGCCGTTCGCCTGGCTCCGGAGCGGGTCGACGCCTACCTGGTGTTGGCCCAGAGCCTCATGGACGCCGGGCGCTGGGCCGATGCCGCGGAGCTGCTCAAGCAGGCCAATCGCGTCGATCACCTGCTGCCCGAGATCCACGACCTCCTGGGCCAGGCCTACGAACACCTCGACCAGCTTCCCGCCGCCATCGCCGAATACCGGCGGGCCCTGGAGCTCGATCCCCAGTACCTTCCGGCCCGCCGCCACCTCGAGCGGCTGCAGCCCGAAGCCCCGGCCGCAAGTCGGCCCTAG
- a CDS encoding cation-translocating P-type ATPase encodes MPRRGRFASPRAASGSLLEGAERLSIAEVFRRLQSDPHHGLSQERAAAILMRHGANEIPSEGGPGLARLIWEQMGSFMTLVLLGAAALSWLLGEEVDAMAIVAIVVLNTLLGVAQEYRAEKAIAALSRWQAPRARAVRSGRVEDLPARELVVGDLLLLEEGDRVPADARLVQAFGLMVEEAALTGESVPVSKAPADGPLPGAGGWTEMSHMVFTGTTVVAGSARALVVRTGTFTELGTIARMVAEAPVVATPLQHALDHLGRWLVGISAAAVAVVFLVGILQGQPWLSMFLIAISLAVAAIPEGLPAAVTAALALGVQRMSKRRAIVRRLNAVESLGCASIICADKTGTLTRNEMTLEQVVAPWGRVEVTGQGFEPRGTFSMDGAAIDPLGIEPLHRLLRASVLCNHADVTFHGGRWQAAGDPTEAALVCAARKAGLDPVQTRKRWPILVEAPFQADRRMMSVAVRGTLPYQAEVYVKGSPDAVLARCRRAQGARGEGPLSDAERARVLGHAEALATDGLRVLAVAARRADARALPAAGSDVFTLGQALERDLTFLGLVALRDPPRPDVARALQRAREAHVTTVMITGDHPATARAVALQVGLLQQDEQPLTGGEIDRMDDHDLKEALLRRRVVARASPAHKKRLVRVLREAGHVVAMTGDGVNDAPALKEADIGVAMGLTGTDVARQAAALVLSDDNYATIVDAIEEGRTIYDNIRRFIRYLLGCNAGEVLVMLGAGILGLPVPLTALQILWVNLVTDGLPALALGLLPPTPQLMRRPPRPRTESLFAGGAAEEIAEEGLLIGATTLVVFAVAMASGGGLAVARTAAFMTLVLSQFLYALRLGAGTGRGGWPAPVLVGAVGVSLAMQLAVVSIGRVQPLFQTVALDVTTWVLAVGASVGTFVLRVLADRLGATLHAWARRISAWLSWARAS; translated from the coding sequence ATGCCGCGTCGAGGCCGGTTCGCCAGTCCCCGCGCCGCTTCGGGCTCCCTGCTGGAGGGGGCCGAACGTCTGAGCATCGCCGAAGTGTTCCGCAGGCTCCAGTCCGATCCTCACCACGGGCTGTCCCAGGAGCGGGCGGCGGCCATCTTGATGCGCCACGGCGCCAACGAGATCCCGTCGGAGGGCGGCCCGGGCCTCGCGCGCCTGATTTGGGAGCAGATGGGTTCGTTCATGACGCTGGTGCTCCTGGGGGCGGCCGCCCTGTCGTGGCTGCTCGGGGAGGAAGTCGACGCGATGGCCATCGTGGCCATCGTCGTGCTCAACACGCTGCTCGGCGTGGCCCAGGAGTACCGGGCGGAGAAGGCCATCGCGGCACTCTCTCGCTGGCAGGCACCGCGTGCGAGGGCCGTGCGGTCAGGCCGCGTCGAGGACCTCCCTGCCCGGGAGCTGGTGGTAGGCGATCTCCTGCTCCTGGAGGAGGGGGATCGGGTCCCGGCCGACGCACGGCTGGTCCAGGCCTTCGGGCTCATGGTCGAGGAGGCGGCCCTCACCGGGGAGTCGGTGCCCGTGAGCAAGGCTCCGGCGGACGGGCCCCTCCCCGGGGCCGGGGGTTGGACGGAGATGTCCCACATGGTCTTCACCGGTACCACGGTGGTCGCGGGGAGCGCCCGGGCCCTCGTGGTCCGGACGGGCACCTTCACCGAGCTCGGCACGATCGCCCGCATGGTAGCGGAGGCGCCGGTGGTGGCGACTCCGCTCCAGCATGCCCTGGATCACCTGGGCCGGTGGCTCGTGGGGATCTCGGCCGCGGCCGTTGCCGTGGTCTTTCTGGTCGGGATCCTCCAGGGGCAGCCATGGCTGTCCATGTTTCTCATCGCGATCAGCCTGGCAGTGGCCGCCATCCCCGAAGGGTTGCCCGCCGCGGTGACGGCGGCCCTGGCGCTGGGCGTGCAGCGGATGAGCAAGAGGCGGGCGATCGTGCGGCGGCTCAACGCCGTGGAGAGCCTGGGGTGCGCCAGCATCATCTGTGCCGACAAGACCGGCACGCTCACCCGCAACGAGATGACCCTGGAGCAGGTCGTTGCGCCCTGGGGCCGGGTGGAGGTAACGGGACAGGGATTCGAGCCCCGGGGGACCTTCTCCATGGACGGGGCCGCGATCGATCCCCTGGGCATCGAGCCCCTGCACCGGCTGCTCCGGGCCTCCGTGCTGTGCAACCATGCCGACGTCACCTTCCACGGCGGCCGGTGGCAGGCGGCCGGCGACCCCACCGAGGCGGCCCTCGTGTGCGCCGCCCGCAAGGCGGGGCTCGACCCCGTCCAGACCCGCAAACGCTGGCCGATCCTGGTAGAGGCGCCCTTCCAGGCCGATCGCCGCATGATGAGCGTGGCGGTCCGGGGAACGCTGCCTTACCAGGCAGAGGTCTACGTGAAAGGATCGCCGGATGCGGTACTGGCGCGCTGTCGAAGGGCGCAAGGCGCTCGCGGCGAGGGGCCTCTCAGCGACGCCGAGCGCGCCCGGGTGCTGGGCCACGCCGAGGCGCTGGCGACGGACGGGCTGCGAGTGCTGGCCGTGGCGGCCCGCCGTGCCGACGCCCGTGCTCTGCCGGCAGCCGGGAGCGACGTCTTCACCCTGGGGCAGGCGCTGGAACGGGACCTGACCTTCCTGGGGCTGGTCGCGCTGCGGGACCCGCCGCGCCCCGACGTGGCCCGTGCGCTGCAACGGGCACGCGAGGCCCACGTCACCACGGTCATGATCACGGGCGATCACCCGGCGACCGCCCGCGCCGTCGCCCTGCAGGTCGGATTGCTCCAGCAGGACGAGCAACCGCTGACGGGGGGCGAGATCGACCGCATGGACGACCACGATCTGAAGGAAGCCCTGCTCCGCCGCCGGGTCGTCGCCCGGGCCTCGCCTGCCCACAAGAAGCGGCTGGTCCGGGTGCTGCGGGAGGCCGGCCACGTGGTGGCCATGACCGGGGACGGGGTCAACGACGCTCCGGCGTTGAAGGAGGCGGACATCGGGGTGGCCATGGGCCTCACGGGCACGGACGTGGCCCGGCAGGCAGCCGCCCTCGTGCTCTCCGACGACAACTACGCCACCATCGTGGACGCCATCGAAGAGGGGCGGACCATCTACGACAACATCCGCCGGTTCATCCGCTACCTGCTCGGCTGCAACGCCGGCGAAGTGCTGGTCATGCTGGGGGCGGGCATCCTCGGGCTTCCCGTGCCCCTGACGGCGCTGCAGATCCTCTGGGTCAACCTGGTGACCGACGGGCTGCCGGCTCTGGCGCTGGGGCTGTTGCCCCCCACCCCCCAGCTCATGCGTCGCCCGCCGCGACCCCGCACCGAAAGCCTCTTCGCCGGCGGCGCGGCCGAGGAGATCGCGGAGGAGGGCCTGTTGATCGGGGCGACCACCCTGGTGGTCTTTGCCGTGGCCATGGCGTCGGGCGGCGGGCTTGCGGTCGCCCGTACCGCCGCCTTCATGACCCTCGTCCTGTCCCAATTCCTGTACGCGTTGCGGCTGGGAGCCGGTACCGGGCGAGGCGGCTGGCCGGCGCCGGTGCTCGTGGGCGCCGTGGGGGTTTCGCTGGCCATGCAGCTGGCCGTGGTGAGCATCGGGAGGGTGCAGCCTCTTTTCCAGACCGTGGCGCTGGACGTGACGACCTGGGTCCTCGCCGTCGGGGCATCGGTGGGGACGTTCGTGCTGCGGGTGCTGGCTGACCGGCTCGGCGCGACGCTGCACGCGTGGGCGCGGCGCATCAGCGCGTGGCTGTCGTGGGCGCGTGCCTCGTGA
- a CDS encoding YicC/YloC family endoribonuclease, producing MSDASQTAAARSEPPAPASMTGFASIEEDGLSGRVRVEVRTFNHRYLDVVTRLPRAWQPLEPRIRDLVSQRLNRGRVEVVVDAQEPDNPQRTVRVNASALLQYWDQLTRIRQQIGVDAPLSLTDLLVLPEVVQVQEQPVDEEGVWGLLRPVLQEALEQVARMRRREGARLWEDVDRRLSTIDASLGEVERSLPRYMEGYHERLAGRVRELLKAVVPDSAAGPPVLDGGAFQQRLAQEVALAAERADISEEIQRLRSHIWHMRQLAGEPAPGRRMEFLLREMERELSTATAKAPDPAMVHHLVAMRGLVEQIREQVLNFE from the coding sequence TTGTCGGATGCATCCCAGACGGCTGCGGCTCGCTCGGAGCCACCGGCTCCTGCGAGCATGACCGGGTTCGCCTCCATCGAAGAGGATGGCCTGTCCGGGCGTGTCCGGGTGGAGGTCCGGACCTTCAACCACCGCTACCTCGATGTGGTGACCCGGCTGCCGCGCGCATGGCAACCTCTGGAGCCCCGGATCCGGGATCTGGTATCCCAGCGATTGAACCGGGGGCGGGTGGAGGTCGTCGTGGACGCGCAGGAGCCGGACAACCCCCAGCGAACCGTCCGGGTCAACGCCTCCGCCTTGCTCCAATACTGGGACCAGCTTACGCGGATCCGGCAGCAGATAGGGGTGGATGCGCCGTTGTCGTTGACCGACCTCCTCGTCCTTCCGGAGGTCGTCCAGGTGCAAGAGCAACCCGTGGACGAAGAAGGGGTCTGGGGATTGCTGCGGCCGGTGCTGCAGGAGGCTTTGGAGCAAGTGGCGAGGATGCGCCGTCGCGAGGGGGCCCGGCTGTGGGAGGACGTGGACCGGCGGCTGTCCACGATCGATGCCTCGTTGGGCGAGGTGGAGAGGAGCCTGCCTCGCTACATGGAAGGATACCATGAGCGTTTGGCGGGTCGGGTCCGGGAGCTCCTCAAAGCCGTGGTACCGGACTCCGCCGCCGGGCCCCCGGTTCTGGACGGTGGGGCTTTTCAGCAGCGTCTCGCGCAAGAGGTCGCCCTGGCGGCCGAGCGGGCCGACATCAGCGAGGAGATCCAGCGGTTGCGCAGCCACATCTGGCACATGCGCCAGCTGGCGGGCGAGCCGGCCCCCGGCCGGCGGATGGAGTTCCTGTTGCGGGAGATGGAGCGGGAGCTCTCGACGGCGACCGCCAAGGCGCCTGACCCCGCGATGGTGCACCACCTGGTCGCGATGCGGGGACTGGTGGAGCAGATCCGGGAGCAAGTGCTCAACTTCGAATAG
- the remA gene encoding extracellular matrix/biofilm regulator RemA, protein MEIRLINIGFGNIVSANRIVAIVSPESAPIKRIIQESRDRGRLIDATYGRRTRAVIITDSEHVILSAVQPETVAHRLSGRDSTPEAAVQPQ, encoded by the coding sequence GTGGAAATTCGCCTCATCAATATCGGCTTCGGCAACATCGTTTCGGCCAACCGGATCGTGGCCATCGTCAGTCCGGAATCGGCGCCCATCAAGCGCATCATCCAGGAGTCTCGGGATCGGGGACGGCTCATCGACGCCACGTACGGGCGCCGCACCCGCGCCGTCATCATCACCGACAGCGAACACGTCATCCTCTCCGCCGTCCAGCCGGAGACCGTGGCGCATCGCTTGAGCGGCCGGGACTCCACGCCGGAGGCCGCCGTCCAGCCGCAATGA
- the gmk gene encoding guanylate kinase gives MKTSGELAVPHTSQLPYALKRGFLVVVSGPGGVGKNTLVNEVRRRMPQLVYSVSATTRPPRPKEIDGYHYFFVSEQRFFELVRSGQLLEYARFGDHWYGTPAEFVKQAVGAGQVVLLDIDIQGARQLRANRLADAVFVFLLPPSLEALRERLVRRGADSPEAIERRMQMALTEMAAAPDYDYVVVNASLERASELLQAIILAEACRPSRVAAVWEQPGGKE, from the coding sequence ATGAAGACGTCGGGCGAACTGGCGGTGCCCCATACGAGCCAACTGCCCTACGCCTTGAAACGTGGGTTTCTGGTGGTCGTCTCCGGCCCTGGCGGCGTCGGCAAGAACACGCTGGTCAACGAAGTGCGCCGGCGCATGCCCCAGCTGGTCTACTCGGTCTCCGCCACGACCCGCCCACCGCGCCCGAAGGAGATCGACGGATACCACTACTTCTTCGTGAGCGAGCAGCGGTTCTTCGAGCTGGTGCGTTCCGGCCAGTTACTGGAGTACGCCCGCTTCGGGGATCACTGGTACGGCACGCCGGCGGAGTTCGTGAAACAGGCCGTGGGGGCCGGCCAGGTGGTGCTGCTCGACATCGACATCCAGGGGGCCCGGCAGCTTCGCGCCAACCGGTTGGCGGACGCCGTCTTCGTCTTCTTGCTGCCCCCTTCCCTCGAGGCGCTGCGTGAGCGTCTCGTCCGCCGGGGGGCGGATTCGCCCGAGGCGATCGAGCGCCGCATGCAGATGGCCTTGACAGAGATGGCAGCGGCGCCCGATTATGACTACGTCGTGGTCAACGCCAGCCTGGAGAGGGCGAGCGAGCTTCTGCAGGCCATCATCCTCGCGGAGGCGTGCAGGCCTTCCCGGGTCGCGGCAGTCTGGGAGCAACCTGGGGGCAAAGAGTGA
- the rpoZ gene encoding DNA-directed RNA polymerase subunit omega — protein sequence MLNQPSLQTMLERNPARSRYILVTAAARRARQLLEGSPPLVAIDSTKPVTIALREIAEGRVICEFPAKGGVK from the coding sequence ATGCTCAACCAGCCATCCTTGCAGACGATGCTGGAGCGTAACCCTGCCAGGAGCCGGTACATCCTGGTGACGGCGGCGGCCCGCCGGGCGCGGCAACTGCTCGAGGGTTCCCCCCCGCTGGTTGCGATCGACTCCACCAAGCCGGTCACCATTGCGCTGCGCGAGATTGCGGAAGGCCGCGTGATCTGTGAGTTCCCCGCCAAAGGCGGTGTCAAGTAA